A stretch of the Paenibacillus dendritiformis genome encodes the following:
- a CDS encoding stage V sporulation protein S, whose product MEVLKVSAKSNPNSVAGALAGVLRERGAAELQAIGAGALNQAIKAVAIARGFVAPSGVDLICIPAFTDIVIDGEDRTAIKLIVEPR is encoded by the coding sequence ATGGAAGTATTAAAGGTGTCAGCTAAATCCAACCCGAATTCCGTCGCGGGCGCATTGGCAGGGGTGCTGCGTGAACGCGGAGCGGCCGAACTGCAGGCGATCGGAGCGGGCGCATTGAATCAGGCGATTAAAGCAGTTGCGATTGCACGAGGATTCGTCGCTCCAAGCGGGGTTGATCTGATTTGCATTCCTGCATTCACCGATATTGTCATTGACGGCGAAGACCGTACGGCAATTAAATTAATTGTCGAGCCCAGATAA